The proteins below are encoded in one region of Citrobacter enshiensis:
- the dkgA gene encoding 2,5-didehydrogluconate reductase DkgA → MATPTIIKLQDGNVMPQLGLGVWKASNEEVISAIHKALEVGYRSIDTAAAYQNEEGVGKALKNAGIAREELFITTKLWNDDQKRPYEALQESLDKLQLDYVDLYLMHWPVPAINHYVEAWKGMIDLQKQGLVKSIGVCNFQVNHLQRLIDETGLAPVINQIELHPLMQQRQLHSWNATHKIQTESWSPLAQGGEGVFDRPIIRDLADKYGKSPAQIVIRWHLDSGLVVIPKSVTPSRIAENFNVWDFRLDKDELSEIAKLDQGKRLGPDPDQFGG, encoded by the coding sequence ATGGCTACACCAACCATTATCAAGCTTCAGGATGGCAATGTAATGCCGCAACTGGGCCTGGGTGTCTGGAAGGCGAGCAATGAGGAAGTGATCTCCGCCATTCATAAAGCGCTGGAAGTGGGGTACCGCTCAATTGACACTGCTGCCGCGTATCAGAATGAAGAAGGGGTCGGCAAGGCGTTAAAAAACGCGGGCATTGCCCGGGAAGAGCTGTTCATCACCACCAAATTGTGGAATGACGATCAAAAACGTCCTTATGAAGCACTGCAGGAAAGCCTGGACAAACTACAGCTCGACTACGTGGATCTCTACCTGATGCACTGGCCTGTCCCTGCTATTAACCATTATGTTGAAGCATGGAAAGGGATGATCGACCTGCAAAAGCAGGGGCTGGTGAAAAGCATCGGCGTATGTAACTTTCAGGTCAATCACCTCCAACGTTTGATCGACGAAACGGGCCTGGCGCCTGTGATCAACCAGATCGAACTGCACCCGCTGATGCAACAGCGCCAACTGCATTCCTGGAATGCCACCCACAAGATCCAGACGGAATCCTGGAGTCCGCTGGCGCAGGGTGGCGAGGGGGTATTCGATCGGCCCATTATTCGCGACCTGGCAGACAAATATGGCAAATCTCCGGCGCAAATTGTTATTCGCTGGCATCTGGACAGCGGTCTGGTGGTGATCCCGAAATCCGTTACGCCTTCACGTATTGCGGAAAACTTCAACGTCTGGGACTTCCGCCTCGATAAAGATGAATTGAGCGAAATTGCCAAGCTCGATCAAGGAAAACGTCTGGGCCCGGATCCGGATCAGTTCGGCGGTTAA
- the yqhD gene encoding alcohol dehydrogenase produces the protein MNNFNLHTPTRILFGKGAITDLRQQIPQGARVLVTYGGGSVKKTGVLAQVHDALSGLDVLEFGGIEPNPSYETLMNAVKMVRDEKVTFLLAVGGGSVLDGTKFIAAAAHYADGVDPWRILETRGNDVKSAVPMGSVLTLPATGSESNSGAVISRKTTGDKLAFMTPFVQPVFAVLDPVYTYTLPPRQVANGVVDAFVHTVEQYVTYPVDGKIQDRFAEGILLTLVEDGPKALQEPENYDVRANVMWAATQALNGLIGAGVPQDWATHMLGHELTAMHGLDHAQTLAIVLPALWNEKRDTKRAKLLQYAERVWNITEGSDDQRIDAAIAATRSFFEQLGVPTRLSDYGLDGSSIPALLAKLEAHGGTNLGEHQDITLDVSRRIYEAAR, from the coding sequence ATGAACAATTTTAATCTGCATACCCCAACCCGTATTCTGTTCGGCAAAGGCGCTATCACCGATCTGCGCCAGCAAATTCCGCAGGGCGCCCGCGTGTTAGTCACCTACGGTGGGGGTAGCGTGAAAAAGACCGGCGTTCTGGCTCAGGTACATGACGCCCTCAGCGGTCTTGATGTGCTGGAATTCGGCGGGATTGAGCCGAACCCGTCTTATGAAACGCTGATGAATGCCGTCAAAATGGTGCGTGATGAGAAGGTGACTTTCCTGCTGGCGGTGGGAGGAGGCTCCGTTCTGGACGGGACCAAATTTATCGCTGCCGCCGCCCACTACGCCGATGGCGTCGATCCGTGGCGAATTCTGGAAACCCGTGGCAACGACGTGAAAAGCGCAGTACCGATGGGCTCCGTTCTGACGCTGCCCGCGACCGGTTCTGAATCTAACTCTGGCGCGGTTATCTCACGCAAAACCACCGGTGATAAGCTGGCGTTTATGACGCCGTTTGTACAGCCAGTGTTCGCTGTACTGGATCCGGTTTACACCTATACGCTGCCGCCGCGTCAGGTTGCCAACGGTGTCGTCGATGCGTTTGTGCACACGGTAGAACAGTATGTCACCTACCCGGTCGACGGAAAAATCCAGGATCGTTTCGCTGAAGGTATTCTGCTGACGCTGGTTGAAGATGGCCCGAAAGCGCTGCAGGAGCCTGAAAACTATGATGTCCGCGCCAACGTGATGTGGGCGGCGACGCAGGCGTTGAACGGTCTGATTGGCGCAGGTGTCCCCCAGGACTGGGCAACCCATATGCTGGGCCATGAACTCACCGCCATGCACGGCCTCGATCATGCCCAAACGCTGGCTATCGTTCTGCCGGCGCTGTGGAATGAAAAACGCGACACCAAACGTGCCAAACTGCTGCAATACGCCGAGCGCGTCTGGAACATTACGGAAGGTTCTGATGACCAGCGTATTGATGCTGCTATCGCCGCCACCCGCAGTTTCTTTGAGCAATTAGGGGTGCCTACCCGTCTCTCGGATTATGGTCTGGACGGCAGCTCTATCCCGGCGTTGCTGGCAAAACTCGAAGCGCACGGTGGTACAAATCTCGGTGAACATCAGGATATTACGCTGGACGTCAGCCGTCGTATTTATGAGGCGGCGCGCTAA
- the yghB gene encoding DedA family general envelope maintenance protein YghB yields MAVIQDIIAALWQHDFAALADPHVVSVVYFVMFATLFLENGLLPASFLPGDSLLILAGALIAQGVMDFVPTVAILTAAASLGCWLSYIQGRWLGNTHTVKGWLAQLPSKYHQRATCMFDRHGLLALLVGRFLAFVRTLLPTMAGISGLSNRRFQFFNWLSGLLWVGVVTSFGYALSMIPFVKRHEDQVMTFLMILPIALLTAGLLGTVIVVIKKKYCSA; encoded by the coding sequence ATGGCTGTCATTCAAGATATTATCGCTGCGCTCTGGCAACACGATTTTGCTGCGCTGGCGGATCCACATGTTGTTAGCGTTGTCTACTTTGTGATGTTTGCCACGCTGTTTTTAGAAAACGGCCTGCTGCCTGCATCCTTTTTACCCGGAGACAGCCTGCTGATACTGGCAGGGGCGCTGATTGCACAAGGTGTGATGGACTTTGTACCCACCGTGGCGATTTTAACCGCGGCGGCCAGTCTGGGCTGCTGGCTCAGCTATATTCAGGGGCGCTGGCTGGGAAATACCCACACGGTGAAAGGCTGGCTGGCACAGCTACCGTCCAAGTACCATCAACGCGCAACCTGTATGTTTGACCGGCACGGCCTTCTGGCGCTGCTGGTTGGGCGTTTTTTGGCGTTTGTTCGCACTCTGTTGCCCACAATGGCGGGAATTTCCGGCCTCTCTAACCGCAGATTCCAGTTTTTTAACTGGTTGAGCGGTCTGTTGTGGGTGGGCGTGGTGACCAGTTTCGGCTATGCGCTCAGCATGATCCCCTTCGTCAAACGCCATGAAGATCAGGTGATGACGTTTTTAATGATCCTGCCGATTGCCTTGCTGACGGCGGGTCTGCTCGGTACGGTGATCGTTGTCATCAAGAAAAAGTACTGCAGCGCCTGA
- the plsC gene encoding 1-acylglycerol-3-phosphate O-acyltransferase, producing the protein MLYIFRLFITVIYCILVCIFGCIYCLFSPRNPKHVSTFGRMFGRLAPLYGLKVECRLPAGVENHGNAIYIANHQNNYDMVTAANIVQPPTVTVGKKSLLWIPFFGLLYWLTGNLLIDRDNRAKAHSTIAQVVRHIKKRRISVWMFPEGTRSRGRGLLPFKTGAFHAAIAAGVPVIPVCVSNTSNKINLNRLNNGLVIVEMLPPVDISAFGKDQVRELAAHCRTLMEQKIAELDKEVAEREATGNV; encoded by the coding sequence ATGCTATATATTTTTCGTCTCTTTATTACTGTTATTTACTGCATTCTGGTCTGTATTTTTGGGTGTATCTACTGTCTCTTCAGTCCACGAAATCCTAAGCACGTCTCGACCTTTGGTCGTATGTTTGGCCGTCTGGCCCCTTTGTATGGTCTGAAGGTGGAATGTCGTTTGCCTGCCGGTGTTGAAAACCATGGCAATGCCATTTATATCGCTAACCATCAGAATAATTACGACATGGTTACGGCCGCGAATATTGTTCAACCGCCTACCGTTACCGTGGGTAAAAAAAGCCTGCTGTGGATACCGTTTTTCGGTCTGTTATATTGGTTAACCGGCAACTTATTGATTGACAGAGATAACCGGGCCAAAGCACACAGTACCATTGCGCAGGTGGTACGCCATATTAAGAAGCGCCGTATTTCCGTCTGGATGTTCCCGGAAGGCACGCGCAGCCGCGGGCGTGGTCTGCTACCGTTTAAGACTGGGGCGTTTCATGCCGCTATTGCAGCAGGCGTACCCGTTATTCCCGTGTGCGTATCCAATACCTCAAATAAGATTAACCTTAACCGACTGAATAACGGTCTGGTGATCGTTGAGATGTTGCCGCCGGTTGATATCAGCGCCTTTGGTAAAGATCAGGTTCGGGAACTCGCGGCACATTGCCGTACACTGATGGAACAAAAAATCGCAGAACTCGATAAAGAAGTCGCAGAACGGGAAGCGACCGGCAACGTTTAA
- the metC gene encoding cystathionine beta-lyase, which yields MAKKHLDTQFVNAGRSKKYTLGSVNSVIQRASSLVFETVEAKKHATRNRANGELFYGRRGTLTHFSLQEAMCELEGGVGCALFPCGAAAVANTILAFVEQGDHVLMTNTAYEPSQDFCTKILAKLGVTTGWFDPMVGADIVKHLQPNTRIVFLESPGSITMEVHDIPAIVEAVRRVAPDAIIMIDNTWAAGVLFKALDFGIDISIQAGTKYLIGHSDAMVGTAVSNARCWEQLRENAYLMGQMLDADTAYMTSRGLRTLGVRLRQHHESSLKVAEWLANHPQVARVNHPALPGSKGHEFWKRDFSGSSGLFSFVLNKKLSNDEMSAYLDNFSLFSMAYSWGGFESLILANQPEHIAAIRPGGVVDFSGTLIRLHIGLENVDDLIEDLAAGFTRIV from the coding sequence ATGGCAAAAAAACACCTTGATACCCAATTTGTGAATGCAGGGCGCAGTAAAAAGTACACCCTGGGATCGGTAAACAGCGTGATTCAACGCGCTTCTTCACTGGTATTCGAGACAGTTGAAGCGAAAAAACACGCCACCCGCAACCGCGCCAACGGCGAGCTTTTCTATGGCCGTCGCGGAACGTTGACCCATTTCTCTCTCCAGGAAGCGATGTGCGAACTGGAGGGCGGCGTCGGATGCGCCCTGTTCCCCTGTGGTGCGGCAGCCGTCGCCAACACCATTTTGGCCTTCGTCGAGCAAGGCGATCACGTACTGATGACCAACACCGCCTACGAGCCAAGCCAGGATTTCTGCACCAAAATTCTCGCCAAACTCGGTGTGACCACTGGCTGGTTCGACCCCATGGTCGGCGCCGATATCGTAAAACACCTTCAGCCCAACACCCGAATCGTTTTCCTGGAATCCCCGGGCTCCATCACAATGGAAGTCCATGACATCCCAGCGATTGTTGAAGCCGTCAGACGAGTTGCACCTGATGCGATTATCATGATTGATAACACCTGGGCCGCCGGGGTGCTATTTAAAGCGCTGGATTTTGGAATCGATATCTCGATTCAGGCGGGGACAAAATATCTGATTGGCCACTCTGATGCGATGGTCGGCACGGCGGTTTCCAACGCTCGCTGCTGGGAGCAACTGCGTGAGAACGCCTATCTGATGGGACAAATGTTGGATGCCGACACGGCGTACATGACCAGCCGCGGTTTACGTACATTGGGCGTTCGCCTGCGTCAGCATCATGAAAGCAGCCTGAAAGTGGCTGAATGGCTGGCAAACCACCCGCAAGTGGCGCGCGTCAATCACCCTGCGCTTCCCGGCAGCAAAGGTCATGAATTCTGGAAACGAGACTTTTCAGGCAGCAGCGGTTTGTTTTCATTTGTCCTGAATAAAAAGCTCAGTAATGACGAGATGTCAGCCTACCTCGATAACTTCAGCCTGTTCAGCATGGCCTACTCATGGGGCGGTTTTGAATCATTGATTCTGGCGAATCAACCTGAGCACATTGCAGCCATTCGCCCAGGAGGCGTGGTGGATTTCAGCGGAACACTCATTCGCTTACATATTGGTTTAGAAAATGTTGACGATCTTATTGAGGATTTAGCCGCAGGATTTACCCGGATCGTGTAA
- the ftsP gene encoding cell division protein FtsP has protein sequence MSLSRRQFIQASGIALCAGAVPLRAHAAGQQQPLPVPPLLESRRGQPLFMTLQRAHWSFTQGTRAPVWGVNGRYLGPTIRVWKGDDVKLIYSNRLAENVSMTIAGLQVPGPLMGGPARMMSPNADWAPVLPIRQSAATLWYHANTPNRTAQQVYNGLAGMWLVEDEVSKSLPIPNHYGVDDFPIIIQDKRLDNFGAPEYSEPGSGGFVGDTLLVNGAQSPYVEVSRGWVRLRLLNASNSRRYLLQMSDGRALHVISGDQGFLPAPVSVKQLSLAPGERREILVDMTNGDEVSITCGEAAGIVDRIRGFFEPSSILVSTLVLTLRPTGLLPLVTDNLPMRLLPTEIMSGAPIRSRDISLGDDPGINGQLWDVNRIDITAQQGSWERWTVRADLPQSFHIEGVTFLIRNVNGAIPFPEDRGWKDTIWVDGQVELLVYYGQPSWAHFPFYFNSQTLEMADRGSIGQLLVNPVP, from the coding sequence ATGTCACTCAGTCGGCGTCAGTTCATTCAGGCATCAGGGATCGCACTGTGTGCTGGTGCTGTTCCGCTGCGAGCACATGCTGCCGGACAGCAGCAACCGTTGCCTGTTCCGCCACTGTTAGAGTCCCGTCGTGGACAGCCATTATTTATGACGTTGCAGCGCGCGCACTGGTCCTTTACGCAAGGGACTCGCGCACCGGTCTGGGGCGTCAACGGCCGCTATTTGGGACCGACGATCCGCGTCTGGAAAGGGGATGACGTCAAGCTGATCTACAGTAACCGGCTGGCTGAAAACGTCTCGATGACCATCGCGGGTCTTCAGGTGCCCGGGCCACTGATGGGCGGCCCGGCGCGCATGATGTCGCCGAATGCTGACTGGGCGCCGGTGCTGCCGATTCGCCAGAGCGCCGCCACCTTGTGGTATCACGCAAATACGCCGAACCGAACCGCGCAACAGGTGTACAACGGCCTGGCCGGGATGTGGCTGGTAGAAGATGAAGTCAGCAAGTCGCTGCCGATCCCTAACCACTACGGTGTGGATGATTTCCCCATCATCATCCAGGACAAACGGCTGGATAATTTTGGTGCGCCAGAGTACAGCGAACCGGGAAGCGGCGGTTTTGTCGGCGACACCTTGCTGGTTAACGGCGCACAAAGCCCGTATGTGGAAGTGTCTCGCGGCTGGGTGCGATTGCGTTTGCTGAACGCTTCCAACTCACGTCGATACCTTTTGCAGATGAGCGACGGCCGCGCATTGCATGTGATTTCGGGTGACCAGGGCTTTTTGCCTGCGCCAGTGTCGGTTAAACAGTTGTCGCTGGCGCCAGGCGAACGTCGTGAGATCCTGGTAGACATGACCAACGGTGATGAGGTGTCGATCACCTGTGGCGAAGCGGCTGGCATTGTCGACAGGATCCGTGGGTTCTTTGAGCCTTCCAGTATTCTGGTGTCGACGCTGGTGCTGACGTTGCGCCCGACAGGGCTACTGCCGCTGGTGACAGACAATCTGCCGATGCGCCTGTTGCCGACGGAAATCATGAGCGGCGCGCCGATTCGCAGTCGGGATATCAGCCTTGGTGACGATCCGGGTATTAATGGGCAGTTGTGGGATGTAAACCGTATTGATATCACCGCTCAGCAGGGCTCCTGGGAGCGCTGGACCGTCCGCGCCGATCTGCCACAGTCGTTCCACATTGAAGGGGTTACCTTCCTGATTCGCAACGTGAACGGCGCAATACCTTTCCCGGAAGACAGGGGCTGGAAAGACACCATTTGGGTGGATGGTCAGGTGGAACTGCTGGTCTATTATGGACAACCGTCCTGGGCTCATTTCCCGTTCTACTTTAACAGCCAGACTCTGGAAATGGCGGACCGTGGCTCTATCGGGCAGTTACTGGTGAATCCGGTGCCGTAA
- a CDS encoding DASS family sodium-coupled anion symporter — protein sequence MFYRWFIVTENKSQGVKWLPLIIIMLITVGLWQLSPPTGLTVPAWHSAIIFVATIASIVAKVLPIGAVGLIGITVFALVYAAGDKTASGAITTALSELNSSLIWLIVVAFMIARGFIKTGLGRRIALQMIRLLGKRTLGLAYGLACADLILSPAMPSNTARCGGVIYPIADSLARSFDSRPDDESRSKIGTFLITCIGNVNDVTAALFMTGYTGNLLAVKLAANAGVTLTWGSWFMAALLPCLVSLLIVPLLVYWLTRPEIKHTPDAPNIARKELAEMGSMTRGEWLMLATVGVLLVLWIFGDALGVDATTASFVGLSILLLSGVLSWEDVKSEKGAWDTLIWFAALLMMANQLKKLGFTTWFGNLIGDSIGSTMQGTSWVIVLLILNAAYFYTHYFFASGNAQIAALYAVFLGVGLHLNIPAAPMALMLAFTSSLYCSLTQYTHARGPILFGAGYVPTGVWWRTGFVISLFNQAVFLTVGLAWWKVLGLY from the coding sequence ATGTTTTATAGGTGGTTTATTGTGACGGAAAACAAATCCCAGGGCGTCAAATGGCTCCCGCTCATTATCATTATGTTGATCACCGTAGGTCTGTGGCAACTCTCTCCCCCCACCGGGTTAACAGTACCCGCATGGCACTCGGCCATTATCTTTGTGGCCACTATTGCGTCTATTGTTGCAAAAGTACTGCCCATTGGCGCTGTGGGCCTCATTGGCATTACCGTTTTTGCGCTCGTCTATGCCGCCGGGGATAAAACCGCCAGTGGCGCAATTACCACGGCACTGAGTGAACTCAACAGTTCGCTGATCTGGCTGATTGTCGTGGCGTTTATGATCGCCCGGGGATTTATCAAAACTGGGTTGGGTCGGCGTATTGCCTTGCAGATGATCCGCCTGCTGGGCAAACGTACGCTGGGGCTCGCCTACGGCCTGGCCTGTGCCGATCTGATCCTCTCTCCGGCGATGCCAAGTAACACCGCTCGCTGCGGCGGCGTAATTTATCCTATTGCCGACTCACTGGCGCGCAGCTTTGATTCACGACCCGATGATGAGTCTCGCAGTAAAATCGGCACCTTTCTGATCACCTGTATCGGGAACGTGAATGACGTTACCGCCGCACTCTTCATGACGGGCTACACCGGTAACCTGTTGGCGGTGAAACTGGCGGCAAACGCAGGCGTCACCTTAACATGGGGAAGCTGGTTTATGGCGGCGCTGCTGCCCTGCCTGGTCTCGCTGCTGATCGTCCCCCTCCTCGTCTACTGGTTGACCCGACCGGAAATCAAACACACTCCCGATGCCCCCAATATCGCACGCAAAGAGCTGGCGGAAATGGGAAGTATGACGCGCGGTGAATGGTTGATGCTGGCAACCGTCGGCGTCCTGCTGGTGCTGTGGATTTTTGGTGATGCGCTGGGGGTAGATGCAACAACGGCCTCGTTTGTCGGTCTCTCCATTCTGCTGCTGAGCGGTGTTCTCAGTTGGGAAGACGTCAAAAGCGAGAAAGGCGCATGGGATACGCTGATCTGGTTTGCGGCATTGTTAATGATGGCAAACCAGTTGAAGAAATTAGGTTTCACTACCTGGTTTGGTAATCTGATTGGCGACAGTATCGGCAGCACGATGCAGGGCACCAGTTGGGTGATCGTTCTGCTTATTCTGAATGCCGCCTATTTCTATACCCATTACTTCTTCGCCAGCGGTAACGCTCAGATCGCCGCACTGTATGCCGTATTCCTGGGCGTTGGCCTGCACCTGAATATCCCGGCAGCGCCGATGGCGCTGATGTTGGCGTTTACCAGCAGCCTGTATTGCTCCCTCACCCAGTACACCCACGCACGCGGTCCGATCCTGTTTGGCGCAGGATATGTCCCGACAGGTGTCTGGTGGCGAACGGGTTTTGTTATCAGCCTGTTTAACCAGGCGGTCTTTTTGACCGTGGGGCTGGCATGGTGGAAAGTGCTGGGTTTGTACTAA
- a CDS encoding AraC family transcriptional regulator — MNREETCLLLTDKIKQLKNNEKKLSELLPDIRLLYGTEPGLRTPVMYEPGIIFLFSGHKIGYINERVFRYDANEYLLLTVPLPFECETYATPERPLAGIRLNVDILQLQELLMDIGEDDRFQPSMAASGINSATLSDEILCAAERLLDVMERPLDARILGKQIIREMLYHVLTGPRGGALLALVSRQTHFSLISRVLKRIENKYTENLNVEQLATEANMSVSAFHHNFKSVTSTSPLQYLKTYRLHKARMMIIHDGMKASAAAMRVGYESASQFSREFKRYFGVTPGEDAARIRMIQGS; from the coding sequence ATGAACCGAGAAGAGACCTGCCTTCTGCTGACAGATAAAATTAAGCAGCTGAAAAACAATGAGAAGAAGCTCAGTGAATTGCTTCCCGATATCCGCTTGTTGTACGGCACTGAGCCTGGCTTGCGGACGCCGGTGATGTATGAGCCTGGCATCATATTTCTCTTCTCCGGACATAAAATCGGTTATATCAATGAGCGCGTATTTCGCTACGACGCCAATGAATATCTGCTGCTGACAGTACCTTTACCCTTTGAATGTGAAACTTATGCGACGCCAGAACGCCCGCTGGCCGGTATTCGTCTGAATGTGGATATCCTGCAACTGCAGGAGTTGCTGATGGACATCGGTGAGGACGATCGCTTCCAGCCGTCGATGGCGGCGAGCGGGATTAACTCCGCCACGCTGTCAGATGAGATCCTCTGCGCCGCTGAGAGGCTGTTAGATGTCATGGAGCGACCGCTGGATGCGCGTATTCTGGGCAAACAGATCATCCGTGAAATGCTTTACCATGTGTTGACCGGGCCGCGCGGCGGAGCGCTGTTGGCGCTGGTGAGTCGCCAGACACACTTCAGTCTGATTAGCCGTGTGCTTAAGCGCATTGAAAATAAATACACTGAAAACCTTAACGTTGAGCAACTGGCGACAGAGGCCAATATGAGCGTCTCCGCGTTCCATCATAATTTTAAATCGGTCACCAGCACGTCGCCGCTGCAATACCTGAAGACCTACCGACTGCACAAGGCGCGCATGATGATCATTCATGACGGGATGAAAGCGAGCGCTGCTGCGATGCGGGTAGGCTATGAGAGCGCGTCGCAGTTCAGTCGAGAATTTAAACGTTATTTTGGCGTCACGCCGGGTGAGGATGCGGCGAGAATTCGGATGATCCAGGGGAGTTAA
- a CDS encoding YgiQ family radical SAM protein — MSAISLIQPDRDLFSWPQYWAACFGPAPFLPMSRDEMDQLGWDSCDIILVTGDAYVDHPSFGMAICGRMLESQGFRVGIIAQPDWNSKDDFMRLGKPNLFFGVTAGNMDSMINRYTADRRLRHDDAYTPDNVAGKRPDRATLVYTQRCREAWKDVPVILGGIEASLRRTAHYDYWSDTVRRSVLVDSKADMLMFGNGERPLVEVAHRLAMGETIDQIRDVRNTAIMVKEALPGWSGVDSTRLDTPGKIDPIPHPYGEDLPCADNKPVAPKKQEAKAVTVQPPRPKPWEKTYVLLPSFEKVKGDKVLYAHASRILHHETNPGCARALMQKHGDRYIWINPPAIPLSTEEMDSVFALPYKRVPHPAYGDSRIPAYEMIRFSINIMRGCFGGCSFCSITEHEGRIIQSRSEDSIINEIEAIRDTVPGFTGIISDLGGPTANMYMLRCKSPRAEQTCRRLSCVYPDICPHMDTNHEPTINLYRRARDLKGIKKILIASGVRYDIAVEDPRYIKELATHHVGGYLKIAPEHTEEGPLSKMMKPGMGSYDRFKELFDTYSKQAGKEQYLIPYFISAHPGTRDEDMVNLALWLKQRRFRLDQVQNFYPSPLANSTTMYYTGKNPLGKIGYKSEDVVVPKGDKQRRLHKALLRYHDPANWPLIRQALEEMGKKHLIGGRRECLVPSPTLEEMREARRQNRNTRPALTKHTPVAHQRQTPASAKKAPSTPSRKPSEGAKKRAKPTVGR, encoded by the coding sequence ATGAGCGCAATATCCCTGATCCAGCCAGACAGAGACCTTTTCTCCTGGCCTCAGTACTGGGCAGCCTGTTTTGGTCCCGCACCTTTTTTGCCGATGTCACGCGACGAAATGGACCAACTTGGCTGGGATAGCTGCGACATTATTTTGGTTACCGGTGATGCGTATGTCGATCATCCGAGTTTTGGTATGGCGATCTGTGGTCGTATGCTGGAATCGCAAGGATTTCGCGTCGGCATCATTGCTCAGCCGGACTGGAACAGCAAAGACGACTTTATGCGTTTGGGTAAACCGAACCTGTTTTTCGGCGTTACCGCCGGCAACATGGACTCGATGATCAACCGCTATACCGCCGATCGCCGACTGCGCCATGATGATGCGTATACCCCGGATAACGTGGCGGGAAAACGCCCGGATCGCGCCACGCTGGTCTACACCCAGCGTTGTAGAGAAGCGTGGAAAGATGTCCCCGTGATCCTTGGCGGCATTGAAGCCAGTCTGCGCCGCACCGCGCACTACGACTACTGGTCGGATACCGTACGCCGCTCGGTGCTGGTGGATTCCAAAGCCGACATGCTGATGTTCGGCAACGGCGAGCGCCCGCTGGTGGAAGTTGCGCACCGTCTGGCGATGGGAGAAACCATCGACCAGATCCGCGATGTGCGTAACACCGCGATCATGGTTAAAGAGGCACTGCCGGGCTGGAGCGGCGTGGATTCCACGCGTCTGGACACGCCGGGGAAAATCGATCCCATCCCGCATCCGTATGGTGAAGACTTGCCGTGCGCCGATAACAAGCCAGTAGCGCCGAAAAAGCAGGAAGCAAAAGCAGTCACGGTGCAGCCGCCGCGTCCGAAGCCGTGGGAGAAAACCTACGTGCTGCTGCCATCCTTTGAGAAGGTGAAGGGCGACAAAGTATTGTATGCGCATGCTTCGCGTATTTTGCACCATGAAACCAACCCTGGCTGTGCGCGTGCGCTGATGCAAAAACATGGCGATCGCTACATCTGGATCAACCCGCCGGCCATTCCGCTCTCGACTGAAGAGATGGACAGCGTTTTTGCTCTGCCGTATAAGCGCGTGCCGCACCCGGCGTATGGCGACAGCCGTATTCCGGCTTATGAGATGATCCGTTTTTCGATCAACATCATGCGTGGATGCTTTGGCGGCTGTTCCTTCTGTTCGATCACTGAACACGAAGGGCGCATTATTCAGAGCCGCTCGGAAGATTCGATCATCAATGAGATCGAAGCGATTCGCGACACCGTTCCTGGTTTTACGGGTATCATTTCTGACCTCGGCGGCCCCACGGCGAACATGTATATGTTGCGCTGTAAGTCGCCGCGCGCGGAGCAAACCTGTCGCCGCCTGTCGTGCGTTTATCCGGATATTTGCCCCCATATGGACACCAATCATGAGCCGACGATTAATCTCTATCGCCGCGCCCGCGATCTGAAGGGCATCAAGAAGATCCTGATCGCTTCCGGTGTACGTTATGACATCGCCGTTGAAGACCCGCGTTACATCAAAGAGCTGGCGACCCATCACGTCGGCGGCTACCTGAAGATTGCGCCGGAACATACCGAAGAAGGCCCATTGTCGAAGATGATGAAGCCGGGTATGGGCAGCTATGACCGTTTCAAAGAGCTGTTTGATACCTATTCGAAACAGGCGGGTAAAGAGCAGTACCTGATCCCTTACTTCATCTCTGCGCACCCCGGTACGCGAGACGAGGATATGGTCAATCTGGCACTGTGGCTGAAGCAGCGTCGTTTCCGTCTTGATCAGGTGCAGAACTTCTATCCGTCGCCGCTGGCGAACTCGACCACCATGTATTACACCGGGAAAAACCCGCTGGGTAAAATTGGTTATAAGAGTGAAGATGTGGTGGTACCGAAAGGGGATAAACAGCGTCGTCTGCATAAAGCGCTGCTGCGTTACCACGATCCGGCTAACTGGCCATTAATCCGTCAGGCGCTGGAAGAGATGGGTAAAAAGCATCTGATCGGCGGTCGCCGGGAGTGCCTGGTCCCGTCACCTACGCTGGAAGAGATGCGCGAAGCGCGTCGTCAGAACCGTAATACGCGTCCGGCATTGACCAAGCACACGCCAGTGGCGCATCAGCGTCAGACTCCGGCGAGCGCGAAGAAAGCGCCGTCAACGCCGTCGCGCAAACCGTCTGAAGGGGCGAAAAAACGCGCTAAACCTACGGTAGGGCGCTAA